The genomic region TCAGACAAGCAAAATCGGTAATAAGAAATGGTCAGAGTATAGTGGATAAAACGAATAACAAAGGACGAATTCGTAATCAGCCTTTAGCCAATCGTACACGGATGCAAGGTAAAATTGGTTTATTGAATAAAGATCAGTTGGTAGAAAGGCAAAAACAGCTTAAAGCAACAAAAGATGGTCTTAAACGTGCGGTCGATGGTGCTTCGTTAGCAGATCGTAACAGTGAAGAATTTCATGAAGGACAAGAAATATATAAAAACGGTACTGGTGTTAAAAATGCGGCGATTACTGACCATGAACAGCTGATGGATCGCCGAGCAGAGCAAGGGCAGGTAGGAAAGAAAAGTGGTCAAAATGTAATGAGCATCGAGGATTTACGTCGACGTCGCTTAGAAACTAGAAATGTATTGGATACGCCATTAACTGAACGCCAGATTTTAAAAGATGTGGATCGAGAGGCAGCTGCATCGAAGGAACGTTTTGATACGCAAGATGTGGAGTTAGTGGACCGTCAGCAAGCTGAACGAAATGTAAACTTGCGTAACCAACAGACATTTGAGGATAACATTAGTGAGAAAAAAGAACATCAAATTTCAGAACGTCGAACTCTTGAAAATAATATGGAGAAAAATATTTCACAAGAAACAGTTAATCGTAATCAAACTTCTAGTGAAAATAATGAAAAAGACATCAAGAAACTCACAGAGCGAAACAATCATGTAACAGAGAATTATCGCAATATACAAAAAGATGAGAGCCATAAAGAAGGTATTACTTATAATACAACACGTAAAAACGAAAAAAACGTAATTGTAAACCGAGAGAAAGTAGATGTTTCCCGAATTATTGAAAATGCCAAAAAAAATGATAAACCATTAACAAAATGGGAAGTTGAACAGATCATTAAAGCCAGGAAAAATAAAGAATAAGGGGGAAGCCATGTTTGGATGGGATTTTCAAAATAGCAAGTCGGATCGGATTAAATTGTTTGTATTACTTCTTGTTATTTTTCTAATAGTGGCTTTTACGGTTTCAGCTTTTTTTCGAAGTATGAATAAAGACGAAGCTGTGGCAGTTCAACAAAACCATGGAGATGTAGATAAGTCGGGTGAAAATGATTTCGCCACTTCATTGGATGATCAAAGACTATTAACAGTAGAAGATCAAATAAATGACTACGATCAAACTGAAAAGTTTTCACAGGGAGATCTTGAAAAGTCGAAGAAAATTGCCGTTGAATTTGCAACTGCCTACCACAATTATAATGCGGACAGACCAATGGAGTACCTAGAAAATGCAAAACCTTATATGACGGAAGCTTTATATGAAAAAATGAATCAAAGTGTGAGGCGGGAAGTACTTGACCGATCTTATTTAACAGCAAAGGAAACTCAAGTTATACCGGTAGTTAATAAAAGCAGTCTGGTTATTCGATGGAATGTGATTGTAAAGGGACAAGCAAAATCTGTTGATGAAAGTATTTTAGAAACAGAAGATTGGTACTTAGTAGGGCTTCGTAATGTTAATGGTGAGTGGAAAGTAGAGGATGTGAGAGTTAATGTCCCAAATTGATCCAGATAATTATCAGACTGAAGGAAGCTCTGCTTTAAAGGATACAGCAACTAAAGCTGGAAAAACAGTAACAAAGAAGGTAGCGAAAAAGGCAGGACAAGCTGCCATAGCGAAAGCTGGACTTCTTGTCATATTAGGGATTGTTGCGGTTGTTTTGATTTTTGGAATGATTGCCATTTCCATATTTATTATCGTTGCATCTGGTGGTGAAGAAGCAAAACGAGAAGGTAGTGGTTACTGGGGTGGAGATATATCGGAAATAGGTGCAAATGAAATTCCTACGCAATTTATTCCCATTTATAAAGAGGCAGAACAAAAGTATGGAGTTCCATGGAATTTGCTTGCGGCACATCATCGAGTTGAAACACGTTTTTCTTCCATTAATCCCATGCTTTCCCCAGTGGGAGCCGAAGGACACATGCAGTTCATGCCTTGTACATGGGTAGGATGGAGCCATCCTTCCTGTGGAGGCTTAGGGAAAGGAAATATATCTGACTCTGAAAAAGTGAATCCTGCTGTAATTTCACAGTATGGCGGCTATGGTGTAGACGCAAATGGTGATGGAAAAGCCGATCCTTTTGACATAGAAGATGCCATTTTTTCAGCAGCAAACTATCTTGCGGCAAATGGTGCAGACGAGGGAAATATTAGGGATGCTGTCTATGCTTATAATCATGCCGATTGGTATGTAGAAGAAGTTATTGGATTTGCTGATCAATACGTTAATGGTTATGTTGAGATTAATACTGTAGATAATGATTATACGGGTATTGAGGTTATAGATGTAGGATATAAGTGGATTGGAAATTCGAATTATGTTTTTGGTGGAGGACGGAACCAGAGTGATATAGTAAGAGGCCGATTTGATTGTTCATCCTTTGTGCACTGGGCTTTTGATCAAGTAGGCGTTAATTTAGGTCCATTAACCTCCACGAGTACGGAAACATTAAAACATCTAGGTAAACGGATACCTCTAAGTGACATGCAGCCAGGTGATCTAGTATTCTTTGATACTTATAAAAAGGACGGACATGTTGGTATTTACATGGGAAATGGAAAGTTCATCGGTGCTCAATCATCTACTGGTGTCGCCATTGCTGATATGTCACCGGGAAGTTATTGGGCAGGAGTGTTTAACGGACGTGTTAAGAGAATATGAGATTAATTAAGCCCTGAGTGTAGCTTTAAACAGAGTTTGAACAAGAATCCTGTGTGGTGCAGGGTTCTTTCTTATTAAGCAATCGGGCCATGGAACACTTTTAAATGGTAAAATAGGATAAAAAAATAGATTTTGGAAACCTATGGTTAATATTCGTTTTCAAGGATGGCTATTATGAACAATTATACAAATGATAATACTGCAAGAAGATATAAAGCCCATGTAAGTATACTTGGAACCACACAACTTCATTTAAGGAACCCTTATATTATCGCATGGTGGTCAGCGGCATTCCCAGGTTTCGGCCATTTGATTTTATCAAAATACCTTAGAGGATATGCATTATTTATTTGGGAGGTTATTGTTAACATCAATGCAAATGTTAACCTGTCGATGATTTATTCCTTTCAAGGGAATATAGAGATGGCTAAAGAAGTGTTAGACACTAGGTGGCTTCTCATGTATATTCCTGTCTACATTTTTGGTATTTGGGATAGTTATCGAACAACGGTGGATATGAATAGAGTTTATCTCTTGGCAGAACGTGAAGATCATCGAATTAATACATTTACTTTGGGAGCATTAGAAATTAACTATCTAGATAAAAGAAACCCAGTTCTCTCCTTCATTTGGTCATTGTTTATACCAGGTCTAGGACAACTGTATATACATAGGATATTAACAGCTTTATTTATCATAATTGGATTAGTTATCTTTTTTTACTTTTCCCATGCTTTAGAGGCAGTTTCTCTATTATTTTTAGGTAAGGTAAAAGAAGCAACCTCTGTGTTAAAACCAGAGTGGCTATTATTTATCCCTTCACATTATGGGTTTGCAATTTACGATTCTTATATTAATACAGTTGAAAATAATAAACTTTTTGAGAATGAGTTAAGGAAACATTTAAAAGATCATTACCAATCCAATGGTTTTAAAATAATCAAGGGGCAAAAGGTAAAGTGAATAACATGCAAATTTTCTCGACCTTTGAAACGACATCCTATTTAGAGATGGCAATTTTAACATTAGAAAAAAAAGGAATTAAGAAGGAAAGCATATATGCAGTACCGTTAGATAATCGTCAAGAGGAACGTAAGGTATTTGATTCTCTTCATCGATCTGATGGTACATCACTCATTGATATAGGAATGGCACTTGCTACAGCTTTTTC from Niallia sp. XMNu-256 harbors:
- a CDS encoding bifunctional lytic transglycosylase/C40 family peptidase; protein product: MSQIDPDNYQTEGSSALKDTATKAGKTVTKKVAKKAGQAAIAKAGLLVILGIVAVVLIFGMIAISIFIIVASGGEEAKREGSGYWGGDISEIGANEIPTQFIPIYKEAEQKYGVPWNLLAAHHRVETRFSSINPMLSPVGAEGHMQFMPCTWVGWSHPSCGGLGKGNISDSEKVNPAVISQYGGYGVDANGDGKADPFDIEDAIFSAANYLAANGADEGNIRDAVYAYNHADWYVEEVIGFADQYVNGYVEINTVDNDYTGIEVIDVGYKWIGNSNYVFGGGRNQSDIVRGRFDCSSFVHWAFDQVGVNLGPLTSTSTETLKHLGKRIPLSDMQPGDLVFFDTYKKDGHVGIYMGNGKFIGAQSSTGVAIADMSPGSYWAGVFNGRVKRI